The Amycolatopsis mongoliensis genome includes a window with the following:
- a CDS encoding helix-turn-helix domain-containing protein — protein MTEKSTVRTREMGVELKTQREAKQMSLREVARRAHWSASKVSGWENGRRISPIDAAIYLAHCGTEAPERDRLLHLTRPPSELYWVRPYFDKLVDPMKSLIIQENLATTVISNSPTALPGMLQTEDYVRTVYEMSGRYTTDRLKLLVQARIDRQQLLQRRNPPHCLYFVYEHTLRSILRDPALMHEQLQYLVLATNLPHCTIRVVPASAPPYHLVGSRFTILEFAEHPPVAYEETFAAGLFIDERVAVEAFYVLRTRLEQAALSERESREFLVRLAEEFDLMAK, from the coding sequence ATGACCGAAAAGAGCACGGTGCGCACCCGGGAGATGGGTGTCGAGTTGAAGACCCAGCGCGAGGCGAAACAGATGTCGCTGCGCGAGGTGGCCCGGCGCGCCCACTGGTCGGCGTCGAAGGTGTCCGGCTGGGAGAACGGCCGCCGTATCTCGCCGATCGACGCGGCGATCTACCTCGCGCACTGCGGGACCGAGGCCCCCGAACGCGACCGGCTGCTGCACCTGACCCGGCCACCGAGCGAGCTGTACTGGGTGCGGCCGTACTTCGACAAGCTCGTCGACCCGATGAAGTCCCTCATCATCCAGGAAAACCTGGCGACCACGGTGATCTCGAACAGCCCGACGGCCCTGCCCGGCATGCTCCAGACCGAAGACTACGTACGCACCGTCTACGAGATGTCCGGGCGGTACACCACCGACCGGCTCAAGCTGCTCGTCCAGGCGAGGATCGACCGGCAACAGCTGCTGCAGCGCCGAAACCCACCGCACTGCCTCTACTTCGTCTACGAGCACACCCTGAGGTCGATCCTGCGCGACCCGGCGCTGATGCACGAACAGCTGCAGTACCTGGTGCTGGCCACCAACCTTCCGCACTGCACGATCCGGGTCGTCCCCGCCTCCGCACCGCCGTACCACCTGGTCGGCAGCCGGTTCACGATCCTCGAGTTCGCCGAACACCCACCGGTGGCCTACGAGGAGACCTTCGCCGCCGGGCTGTTCATCGACGAGCGCGTGGCGGTCGAAGCCTTCTACGTCCTTCGCACGCGTCTGGAGCAGGCCGCCTTGTCCGAACGAGAGTCCCGGGAGTTCCTGGTGCGGCTGGCCGAGGAGTTCGATCTCATGGCGAAGTGA
- a CDS encoding DUF4037 domain-containing protein produces the protein MTFLSGIDLSRRFYAEAVAPAVDGPHSAALVGPGSEVLGFDTARSADHDWTARVFLFLPEPREPRVPATFLGHPVKLVVATLDGWARDFLGFDPLHPRPHDWLATPTQVFAEFTGGAVFHDDLGFETLRQRVAWYPDDVWRYVLACQWQRIGQEEAFVGRCGEVGDELGSAVVAARLVRDLMRLCLLMARRYPPYGKWFGSAFARLPAAVTLAPHLTGALAATTWRERERHLVAAYENVAELHNALGLTDRVNPRTRPFFDRPFQVIDAGRFVTPLLAGTPSANPVGAIDQFVDSTDALGHRALTRAVVDCVHG, from the coding sequence ATGACGTTCCTATCCGGAATCGACCTGAGCCGCCGGTTCTACGCCGAAGCGGTCGCGCCGGCGGTCGACGGCCCGCACAGTGCCGCGCTGGTCGGACCCGGTTCCGAGGTGCTCGGTTTCGACACCGCACGCTCCGCCGACCACGACTGGACCGCCCGCGTCTTCCTGTTCCTCCCGGAGCCCCGCGAACCACGCGTGCCGGCCACCTTCCTCGGGCATCCCGTGAAACTGGTCGTCGCGACGCTCGACGGCTGGGCGCGCGACTTCCTCGGCTTCGACCCGCTGCACCCGCGACCGCACGACTGGCTCGCCACCCCGACCCAGGTCTTCGCCGAGTTCACCGGGGGCGCCGTCTTCCACGACGACCTCGGGTTCGAGACGCTCAGGCAGCGCGTCGCCTGGTACCCGGACGACGTCTGGCGGTACGTCCTCGCCTGCCAGTGGCAGCGGATCGGCCAGGAGGAGGCGTTCGTCGGCCGGTGCGGGGAGGTCGGCGACGAGCTGGGGTCGGCCGTCGTCGCGGCGCGGCTCGTGCGGGACCTCATGCGGCTGTGCCTGCTCATGGCTCGCCGGTATCCGCCCTACGGCAAGTGGTTCGGCAGCGCGTTCGCGCGGCTGCCCGCGGCCGTGACGCTGGCGCCGCACCTCACCGGCGCCCTCGCGGCGACGACCTGGCGGGAGCGCGAACGGCACCTCGTCGCGGCCTACGAGAACGTCGCCGAGCTGCACAACGCGCTCGGCCTCACCGACCGGGTGAATCCGCGGACCAGGCCGTTCTTCGACCGGCCGTTCCAGGTCATCGACGCCGGCCGGTTCGTGACGCCGCTGCTGGCCGGGACGCCGTCGGCGAACCCGGTCGGGGCGATCGACCAGTTCGTCGACAGCACCGACGCGCTCGGGCACCGCGCGCTGACCCGCGCGGTGGTTGACTGCGTGCATGGCTGA
- a CDS encoding YoaK family protein codes for MAEPKPRDLAALLLTLTVVTGVVDAVSFLGLGRVFVANMTGNVVFFGFAAAGEATLSVLASLTAVLAFLAGALAGGRLGRREDDYAALRQVTAVQAALVATAVVLSATLGSGTRAGSELLIVVLGTAMGLQNAAVRRIGAPDLTTTVLTMTLTGFAADSKAAGGDGAHPLRKVAAVGAMLVGAFAGGLLQLHVAMWTALALALVLVLGVLGVLHLGPARRTVAAEG; via the coding sequence ATGGCTGAACCGAAACCGCGGGACCTGGCCGCGCTGCTGCTGACGCTGACCGTCGTCACCGGGGTCGTCGACGCCGTCAGCTTCCTCGGGCTGGGCCGGGTGTTCGTGGCCAACATGACCGGGAACGTCGTCTTCTTCGGGTTCGCGGCGGCGGGGGAGGCGACGCTGTCGGTGCTCGCGTCGCTGACGGCCGTGCTGGCGTTCCTGGCGGGCGCGCTCGCCGGCGGACGGCTGGGCCGCCGGGAGGACGACTACGCCGCCCTCCGCCAGGTGACCGCGGTCCAGGCGGCGCTGGTCGCGACGGCGGTCGTGTTGTCCGCGACCCTCGGCAGCGGCACGCGGGCAGGCAGCGAGCTGCTGATCGTCGTGCTGGGCACGGCGATGGGCCTGCAGAACGCGGCGGTCCGCCGGATCGGCGCGCCCGACCTGACGACGACGGTCCTGACGATGACGCTGACGGGCTTCGCGGCGGACTCGAAGGCGGCCGGCGGCGACGGGGCGCACCCGCTGCGGAAGGTGGCCGCCGTGGGCGCGATGCTGGTGGGCGCCTTCGCCGGCGGACTGCTCCAGCTGCACGTCGCGATGTGGACGGCGCTCGCGCTGGCCCTGGTGCTCGTCCTCGGCGTGCTGGGGGTGCTGCACCTGGGCCCGGCCCGGCGGACGGTGGCGGCCGAGGGTTAG
- a CDS encoding SDR family NAD(P)-dependent oxidoreductase, producing the protein MGVALVTGSSRGLGRTIARRLARDGFAVAVNGRHDDPDLKTAAEGILAEGAKAAAFAADVTDRHQVGELVDAVTALLGPVTVLVLNATGPQPDVFLSEVDWPEHLRHLDFFVRSPVLLGHAVLPGMRARGYGRIIHIDSEVADRPPPGRSAYATAKAAQIGLARSWARELAPDGITVNSVAPGFVPVERHAEVPEAEREAYLAGVPVGRLGTPEDVAAAVSFFAAKDTGFITGQRLLVDGGRALG; encoded by the coding sequence ATGGGTGTCGCACTGGTGACCGGGAGTTCACGAGGGCTGGGCCGGACCATCGCCCGGCGGCTGGCCCGCGACGGGTTCGCGGTGGCGGTGAACGGCCGGCACGACGACCCCGACCTCAAGACCGCCGCGGAGGGGATCCTCGCCGAGGGTGCCAAGGCCGCCGCCTTCGCCGCCGACGTGACCGACCGGCACCAGGTCGGCGAGCTGGTCGACGCGGTGACGGCGTTGCTGGGCCCGGTCACCGTGCTGGTGCTCAACGCGACCGGCCCGCAGCCGGACGTCTTCCTGTCCGAAGTGGACTGGCCGGAGCACCTGCGGCACCTGGACTTCTTCGTGCGTTCGCCGGTGCTGCTGGGCCACGCGGTGCTCCCGGGCATGCGCGCCCGCGGCTACGGCCGGATCATCCACATCGACTCGGAGGTCGCCGATCGCCCGCCACCCGGCCGCTCGGCGTACGCGACGGCCAAGGCGGCCCAGATCGGCCTGGCCCGGTCGTGGGCCCGCGAACTGGCCCCGGACGGCATCACGGTCAACTCGGTGGCCCCGGGTTTCGTCCCGGTGGAGCGCCACGCGGAGGTCCCGGAGGCCGAGCGCGAGGCCTACCTCGCGGGAGTACCGGTGGGCCGGCTGGGCACGCCCGAAGACGTGGCCGCGGCGGTCAGCTTCTTCGCCGCGAAGGACACGGGCTTCATCACCGGCCAGCGCCTGCTGGTCGACGGCGGTCGCGCGCTCGGCTAA
- a CDS encoding amino acid ABC transporter permease, whose amino-acid sequence MSNVLFDVPGPKARLRYRGYAVVGIIVVVAFVGYIGWRFYDSGQFTARKWEWLQYAQVQRDLANAVLQTLQAFAAAAVLALVFGAIFAAGRLSDHAWIRGIAGFVVEFFRAIPALILMFLFYFGLPTVGVPTSPFLGVVLGLTLYNGSVLAEVFRAGIQSLPKGQSEAAYALGMRKTQVMFLVLLPQAIRAMLPTIISQLVVLLKDTALGFIITFQELLYYARYIGSQGTFGRPIVPSTIVATGIYVVMCLLLTALATYLERRNRRNKKVVGAPPTAAQEAVAASA is encoded by the coding sequence ATGAGCAACGTCCTCTTCGACGTCCCGGGGCCGAAGGCCCGGCTGCGCTACCGCGGCTACGCCGTCGTCGGCATCATCGTGGTCGTCGCCTTCGTCGGCTACATCGGGTGGCGCTTCTACGACAGCGGCCAGTTCACCGCCCGCAAGTGGGAGTGGCTGCAGTACGCGCAGGTCCAGCGCGACCTCGCCAATGCGGTGCTCCAGACCCTCCAGGCGTTCGCGGCCGCGGCCGTGCTCGCGCTCGTCTTCGGGGCCATCTTCGCGGCCGGGCGGCTGTCCGACCACGCGTGGATCCGCGGGATCGCCGGGTTCGTCGTGGAGTTCTTCCGCGCCATCCCGGCCCTGATCCTGATGTTCCTGTTCTACTTCGGCCTGCCGACGGTCGGCGTGCCGACGTCGCCGTTCCTCGGCGTGGTGCTCGGCCTGACGCTGTACAACGGCTCGGTGCTCGCGGAGGTCTTCCGCGCCGGCATCCAGTCGCTGCCGAAGGGCCAGAGCGAAGCCGCGTACGCCCTGGGCATGCGCAAGACGCAGGTCATGTTCCTGGTGCTGCTGCCGCAGGCGATCCGGGCGATGCTGCCGACGATCATCAGCCAGCTGGTCGTGCTGCTCAAGGACACCGCGCTCGGCTTCATCATCACGTTCCAGGAGCTGCTGTACTACGCGCGCTACATCGGTTCGCAGGGCACGTTCGGGCGGCCGATCGTCCCGTCGACGATCGTGGCGACCGGCATCTACGTCGTGATGTGCCTGCTGCTGACGGCGCTGGCGACGTACCTGGAGCGGCGCAACCGGCGCAACAAGAAGGTCGTGGGCGCACCCCCGACAGCGGCGCAGGAAGCCGTCGCCGCCTCCGCCTGA
- a CDS encoding amino acid ABC transporter permease, whose amino-acid sequence MDVLFNNLDLFGPFFLRTIELFVLSAVGSLIWGTILAMLRVSPVPVFRAVGTAYVTIARNTPLTLVFAFFVFAYPLLDIVKVDYFPAAVIALTVYTSAFICEVVRSGINTVPVGQAEAGRALGLTFAQILGQVVLPQALRSVVPPLISTLIALLKNTTIAAGFSVAEAGAIRSYLSERGENQLVGLLWVALGFIILVAVLSFVQRSLEKRWSVAR is encoded by the coding sequence ATGGACGTCCTCTTCAACAACCTGGACCTGTTCGGTCCGTTCTTCCTCCGCACGATCGAACTGTTCGTGCTCTCCGCCGTCGGCAGCCTGATCTGGGGCACCATCCTGGCGATGCTGCGGGTGAGCCCGGTCCCCGTCTTCCGCGCCGTCGGCACGGCGTACGTGACGATCGCCCGGAACACGCCGCTCACGCTGGTGTTCGCGTTCTTCGTGTTCGCCTACCCGCTGCTCGACATCGTCAAGGTCGACTACTTCCCGGCCGCCGTGATCGCGCTGACCGTGTACACCTCGGCGTTCATCTGCGAGGTCGTGCGCTCGGGCATCAACACCGTGCCGGTCGGCCAGGCCGAGGCGGGCCGTGCGCTGGGGCTGACCTTCGCCCAGATCCTCGGGCAGGTCGTGCTGCCGCAGGCGCTGCGGTCGGTCGTCCCGCCGCTGATCAGCACCCTGATCGCGCTGCTGAAGAACACCACCATCGCCGCCGGTTTCTCCGTCGCCGAGGCCGGCGCGATCCGCTCGTACCTGTCCGAACGCGGTGAGAACCAGCTGGTCGGCCTGCTGTGGGTCGCGCTCGGCTTCATCATCCTGGTCGCCGTGCTGTCGTTCGTCCAACGCAGCCTGGAGAAGCGCTGGAGCGTGGCCCGATGA
- a CDS encoding glutamate ABC transporter substrate-binding protein, with the protein MRIRTLAVGLLVGGLTMTTMTACGKEGTPATPGSGDQSGSNAAAALTYPVATGVDLAGSPVFAKMKSAGALTVGAKDDQPGLGQKDPTTGKFGGFDIEIAKLVSAGLGFDPEKITFRTVDSGAREQTIANGDVNYYVGTYSITDKRKALVSFAGPYFIAGQDLLVRKDDTSITGKDTLKGKKVCSVTGSTPIQKVRSENLTEPGNIVEFQKYSQCVEKLLSKDVDAVTTDDAILKGYAAQDPDNLKVVGQTFSTEKYGIGLNKDDKVLRDKVNEILQKALDDGTWQKIYDATLGKSGSQAKKPTLEKY; encoded by the coding sequence ATGAGGATCCGCACCCTCGCGGTGGGACTGCTCGTCGGTGGCCTGACGATGACCACCATGACCGCCTGCGGCAAGGAAGGCACGCCGGCCACGCCGGGCTCGGGTGACCAGAGCGGCTCGAACGCCGCGGCCGCGCTGACCTACCCGGTCGCGACCGGCGTCGACCTGGCCGGTTCCCCGGTGTTCGCGAAGATGAAGTCGGCGGGCGCGCTGACCGTCGGCGCCAAGGACGACCAGCCCGGCCTGGGCCAGAAGGACCCGACGACCGGCAAGTTCGGCGGCTTCGACATCGAGATCGCGAAGCTCGTCTCGGCCGGCCTCGGCTTCGACCCGGAGAAGATCACCTTCCGCACGGTCGACTCCGGCGCCCGCGAGCAGACGATCGCGAACGGCGACGTGAACTACTACGTCGGCACCTACTCGATCACCGACAAGCGCAAGGCGCTGGTCTCCTTCGCCGGGCCGTACTTCATCGCCGGCCAGGACCTCCTGGTGCGCAAGGACGACACGTCGATCACCGGCAAGGACACCCTCAAGGGCAAGAAGGTCTGCTCGGTCACCGGTTCGACCCCGATCCAGAAGGTCCGCTCGGAGAACCTGACCGAGCCCGGCAACATCGTCGAGTTCCAGAAGTACTCGCAGTGCGTCGAGAAGCTGCTGTCGAAGGACGTCGACGCCGTCACGACCGACGACGCGATCCTCAAGGGCTACGCGGCCCAGGACCCGGACAACCTCAAGGTCGTCGGCCAGACCTTCTCCACGGAGAAGTACGGCATCGGCCTGAACAAGGACGACAAGGTCCTGCGCGACAAGGTCAACGAGATCCTGCAGAAGGCGCTGGACGACGGCACCTGGCAGAAGATCTACGACGCGACCCTCGGCAAGTCGGGCTCGCAGGCCAAGAAGCCGACCCTCGAAAAGTACTGA
- a CDS encoding amino acid ABC transporter ATP-binding protein — protein MIKASAVNKYFGDLHVLREITLEVPRGQVVVVLGPSGSGKSTLCRAINRLEPINSGEIAVDGIPLPAEGKALAALRADVGMVFQSFNLFAHKTIVENVMLAPVKVRKTSTAEARKTAMELLERVGIANQADKYPAQLSGGQQQRVAIARALAMRPKVMLFDEPTSALDPEMVQEVLDVMTGLAKDGMTMLVVTHEMGFARRAADRVIFMADGEIVEDTTPEEFFTAPKSERAKDFLGKILTH, from the coding sequence ATGATCAAGGCGTCCGCCGTGAACAAGTACTTCGGCGACCTGCACGTGCTCAGGGAGATCACGCTCGAGGTACCTCGCGGCCAGGTCGTGGTGGTGTTGGGGCCCTCGGGGTCGGGCAAGTCGACCCTGTGCCGGGCGATCAACCGGCTCGAGCCGATCAACTCGGGCGAGATCGCCGTCGACGGCATCCCGCTGCCCGCGGAGGGCAAGGCCCTGGCGGCGCTGCGGGCCGACGTCGGCATGGTGTTCCAGTCGTTCAACCTGTTCGCGCACAAGACGATCGTCGAGAACGTCATGCTCGCGCCGGTGAAGGTCCGCAAGACCTCGACGGCCGAAGCCCGCAAGACGGCGATGGAGCTGCTGGAACGCGTCGGCATCGCCAACCAGGCCGACAAGTACCCGGCGCAGCTGTCGGGTGGCCAGCAGCAGCGCGTCGCGATCGCGCGTGCGCTGGCGATGCGGCCCAAGGTCATGCTGTTCGACGAGCCGACCTCGGCGCTGGACCCGGAGATGGTCCAGGAGGTCCTCGACGTCATGACCGGCCTGGCCAAGGACGGCATGACGATGCTGGTCGTCACCCACGAGATGGGCTTCGCCCGCCGGGCAGCCGATCGGGTGATCTTCATGGCCGACGGCGAGATCGTCGAGGACACGACGCCGGAAGAGTTCTTCACCGCGCCGAAGAGCGAGCGCGCGAAGGACTTCCTCGGCAAGATCCTTACCCACTGA
- a CDS encoding response regulator transcription factor — protein sequence MRVLLVEDDDRVAGALIPALARRGLAIARLATGAGVLERVHEVDVILLDLGLPDIDGVTLCTQIRAVSDVAIIVVSARGEVDDRIRGLRAGADDYLVKPYDVEELLARVEAVRRRRPEHAVAEPVVIKAGDVSVDLARHEVLVDGRAIALSRKEFQVLALVAGARGAVCSREHVLTEVWGHRGPAESRSLDVHVATLRTKLGRPALIETVRGVGYRLGGQTARS from the coding sequence GTGCGGGTGCTGCTGGTGGAGGACGACGACCGGGTCGCGGGTGCGCTCATCCCGGCGCTGGCCCGCCGTGGCCTGGCGATCGCCCGGCTCGCGACCGGCGCCGGCGTGCTCGAGCGGGTGCACGAGGTCGACGTCATCCTCCTGGACCTCGGCCTGCCGGACATCGACGGCGTGACCCTGTGCACCCAGATCCGCGCGGTCAGCGACGTCGCGATCATCGTGGTGTCGGCCCGCGGCGAGGTCGACGACCGGATCCGGGGCCTGCGCGCGGGCGCCGACGACTACCTGGTCAAGCCCTACGACGTCGAGGAGCTGCTCGCCCGGGTCGAGGCGGTGCGCCGGCGGCGCCCGGAGCACGCGGTCGCCGAGCCGGTCGTCATCAAGGCCGGGGACGTCAGCGTCGACCTGGCCCGGCACGAGGTGCTGGTCGACGGGCGCGCGATCGCGTTGTCCCGCAAGGAGTTCCAGGTGCTCGCCCTCGTGGCGGGCGCGCGCGGCGCGGTGTGTTCGCGCGAGCACGTGCTCACCGAGGTGTGGGGGCACCGGGGGCCCGCGGAGAGCCGGTCGCTCGACGTCCACGTCGCGACGCTGCGGACGAAGCTGGGCCGCCCGGCGCTCATCGAGACGGTGCGCGGGGTCGGCTACCGGCTCGGCGGCCAGACCGCCCGGAGCTGA
- a CDS encoding sensor histidine kinase: MRVRLQGIVLTLVALLVFGLGIPLAISIAAGAQQDLFLDRLTDTARFASLAQRPLLDNKPYLIEPDVRRYTEVYGVQVVVVDQDGKPVVTALGPAAARIDLKDERISDPVHEALAGRRSQPAGVLMPWDSTPLVLAEPVLADGEVRGAVLTVSATDSERAAVLWWWLLLAAGGILAFVLALAVAIPVVRWILKPVKRLDDATGALVASVVSGREAEPVGEGGGPPELRQLGRSFDRMAESVSGALAAQRAFVADASHQLRNPLTALKIRLGNLEGHVDDEPAAADLEAARVDAGRLHQILDGLLSMARAEASGGELDPVVLDDVVAERVADWSVVGEARDVRLVVDAAGDGARVRMPPRGAETILDALLDNALKFTAAGTEIRVAVERDGDRVRLSVRDHGPGLPPEELDRALDRFWRSPAHQNVPGSGLGLAIVSELTAHSDGELTLDLPEGGGLRIAMTFPAA; encoded by the coding sequence GTGCGCGTCCGGCTGCAGGGCATCGTGCTCACCCTGGTCGCGCTGCTGGTGTTCGGCCTGGGCATCCCGCTGGCCATCTCGATCGCCGCCGGCGCGCAGCAGGACCTGTTCCTCGACCGGCTGACCGACACCGCCCGGTTCGCGTCGCTGGCACAGCGCCCGCTGCTGGACAACAAGCCGTACCTGATCGAGCCCGACGTGCGCCGCTACACCGAGGTGTACGGCGTCCAGGTGGTCGTCGTCGACCAGGACGGCAAACCGGTCGTCACCGCGCTCGGCCCCGCCGCCGCGCGGATCGACCTCAAGGACGAGCGGATCAGCGATCCCGTCCACGAGGCGCTGGCCGGCCGCCGGTCGCAGCCGGCCGGCGTGCTGATGCCGTGGGATTCGACGCCGCTGGTGCTCGCCGAACCGGTGCTCGCCGACGGGGAGGTGCGCGGGGCGGTGCTCACCGTGTCCGCCACCGACTCCGAGCGCGCCGCCGTGCTGTGGTGGTGGCTGCTGCTCGCCGCGGGCGGGATCCTCGCCTTCGTGCTGGCGCTGGCCGTGGCGATCCCGGTGGTCCGGTGGATCCTGAAACCGGTGAAGCGGCTCGACGACGCGACCGGCGCGCTGGTGGCCTCGGTGGTCAGCGGGCGGGAGGCCGAGCCGGTGGGGGAGGGCGGCGGGCCACCGGAGCTGCGGCAGCTCGGCCGCTCCTTCGACCGGATGGCCGAGAGCGTGTCGGGCGCGCTGGCCGCGCAGCGCGCGTTCGTCGCGGACGCCTCGCACCAGCTGCGCAACCCGCTGACCGCGCTGAAGATCCGGCTCGGGAACCTCGAGGGCCACGTCGACGACGAGCCGGCGGCCGCCGACCTCGAAGCCGCGCGCGTCGACGCCGGGCGGCTGCACCAGATCCTGGACGGCCTGCTTTCGATGGCCCGCGCCGAGGCGTCCGGCGGCGAGCTGGACCCGGTGGTGCTGGACGACGTCGTCGCGGAGCGGGTCGCCGACTGGTCGGTGGTCGGCGAGGCCCGGGACGTGCGGCTGGTCGTCGACGCCGCGGGCGACGGTGCCCGGGTGCGCATGCCGCCGCGCGGCGCCGAAACGATCCTGGACGCGCTGCTCGACAACGCGCTGAAGTTCACCGCGGCCGGCACCGAGATCCGGGTCGCCGTCGAGCGCGACGGCGACCGGGTGCGCCTGTCGGTGCGCGACCACGGGCCGGGGCTGCCGCCCGAAGAGCTCGACCGCGCGCTGGACCGGTTCTGGCGCAGCCCGGCGCACCAGAACGTGCCGGGTTCGGGTCTCGGCCTGGCGATCGTCAGCGAGCTGACCGCGCACTCCGACGGCGAGCTGACGCTGGACCTGCCCGAGGGCGGCGGCCTGCGGATCGCGATGACGTTCCCGGCCGCCTAG
- a CDS encoding TAXI family TRAP transporter solute-binding subunit, whose amino-acid sequence MARTRRGRVLAMAAALLLVLASCSSGFGDLKLRIAAGNPGGVYDKLAQTLANAWAAGLDIDRPTVLQTQGSPDNLDRVLAGHADVAFVAADVAADRYKNDPRLATLARIHDDYLHIVVRTDSDIRTVAQLRGHRIAIGSPSSGVEYIATRLLEATGLTGSVKTSARGLDDSINALLNGDIDAFFWSGGLPTPSLVKDNDKQSLRLLDIADVMPKMQELNQVYGTASIPASTYNQPGPVTTLVVPNFLVVPKSMSDDVAEALVSGLFDARQQLAMANPAALSIDVHPGIETQPIPLHPGALRYYRAKKT is encoded by the coding sequence GTGGCCAGGACGCGGCGGGGGCGAGTGCTCGCGATGGCGGCCGCCCTGCTCCTGGTGCTCGCCTCCTGCAGTTCCGGCTTCGGCGATCTCAAGCTGCGGATCGCCGCAGGCAACCCCGGCGGGGTCTACGACAAGCTCGCCCAGACCCTCGCCAACGCGTGGGCCGCGGGCCTGGACATCGACCGGCCCACCGTGCTGCAGACCCAGGGCTCGCCCGACAACCTCGACCGGGTGCTCGCCGGCCACGCCGACGTCGCGTTCGTCGCGGCCGACGTCGCCGCCGACCGGTACAAGAACGACCCGCGGCTGGCCACCCTCGCCCGGATCCACGACGACTACCTGCACATCGTCGTGCGCACCGACTCCGACATCCGGACCGTCGCCCAGCTGCGGGGCCACCGGATCGCCATCGGCTCGCCGTCCTCGGGCGTCGAGTACATCGCCACCCGGCTGCTGGAGGCGACCGGGCTCACCGGGTCGGTCAAGACCAGCGCCCGCGGGCTCGACGACTCGATCAACGCGCTGCTGAACGGCGACATCGACGCGTTCTTCTGGTCCGGCGGCCTGCCGACGCCCAGCCTGGTCAAGGACAACGACAAGCAGTCCCTGCGCCTGCTCGACATCGCCGACGTGATGCCGAAGATGCAGGAGCTCAACCAGGTCTACGGCACCGCGTCCATCCCGGCCAGCACCTACAACCAGCCGGGCCCGGTGACCACGCTGGTGGTGCCGAACTTCCTGGTCGTCCCGAAGTCGATGAGCGACGACGTCGCCGAGGCGCTGGTCAGCGGCCTGTTCGACGCCCGCCAGCAGCTCGCCATGGCCAACCCGGCGGCGCTGTCGATCGACGTCCACCCGGGCATCGAGACCCAGCCGATCCCGCTGCACCCCGGCGCGCTGCGCTACTACCGGGCGAAGAAGACCTAG